A segment of the Nostoc sp. TCL26-01 genome:
CAAAATCACATCAAAGTGCTTTTCCTGACATAAAGCGATCGCTTCTGCTGCACAATCTGCCTCCCAAATCTGGTAAGACTGGTGTGGATCTTTCAGAAGATAACGACGATATATTTTGCGATCTGCTGCACAATCATCAATGATGAGTAGCGTCCATGTATCTAACATAGAATAACAGGGAGAAATTTTAGCTCCCACGGATTTAGATTGTGATTTGTTACATAATTCTAAGGAAAAACTAAAATAAATATAAATAAAAGCTAAATTTCTTTACGGAATGGTCAATGGTCAATGGTCAATGGTCAATGGTCAATGGTCAATGGTCAATGGTCACTACTCAGCACTCAGCACTCAGCACTCAGCACTCAGCACTCCCTCACTCCCTCACTCCCTCACTCATCACTCACTGGCGGAGTATTGACTTGCAGCCAGTAGTCTACGAAGGCTTGGATTGTTCTTTGGAGTTCTTGAGCATCCATTGGCTTGACTAGATAGCCATTTGCGCCTTTTTGGTAACAAAATTCTACATCCCTGGGGTTGGATGATGTGGTAAAAACAACGATGGGGATTTCTCGAAAGCTTTGGTCTTGCTTGAGTCTGGTTAAGATGTCACGACCATCAATTCCTGGTAAGTTTAAGTCGAGTAGGATGACAGAAGGTTTGAGTACATCTGAGTTGCGTTCAGCGACATTGGGCGCAAGGCCATCTTTTTGACTTGGTTTTAACCCATTGCGTCTCTGTTGTGTCAGAAAATCTAAAACCTCATCGCCGCTAGTGCAGCGATGTATGGGGTTCTGAACAGCCATGCGTCGCATCAGGCGTTGCAGCATTTTAAAATCTTCATTGCTGTCCTCGACAACGAGCAAAGGCTCATGAAGTTTTGTTGTCATCGGTAATTTTTAAAAAACTTAACAAAAAGAAATATTTGTTTATCATTTTAAACTATATCCAGGGTAAAGTAAAAGCTTGAACCGACGTTGAGGCTAGACTCAACCCAAATATTTCCGCCATGTAGCTCAACAATTTTCTTAACAATTGCTAACCCTGCACCAGCACCTCCACCGTACTTTTCTTGCGAGTGCAGGCGCTTAAACAAGCGGAAAATGGTTTCTCGATGATGTTCGGGGATACCAATACCGTTGTCTCGCACGTAGAAGATGATTGGATATGAGGCATGAGGAAGTTCTGTTAACGGTAGGGAGGCATTAAGTAAGTGCTGGGTAGAAATATTATTAATCCCATCTGGGTAAAAATCATGATTTCTTAATTTTGAATTTTGAATTTTGAATTTTGCATTGATCCCCTCCACCTGTGTTTCCCAGTAGCCAATTTCCACCCATCTTTCTGTCTTATCGTTATATTTCAGGGCATTACTCATCAAGTTACTGAAGACTTCGTTCACTAGAACTGAGTCACACTCGATTGTCGGTAATGGTTGAGGAATGCGAATATCAATTAATTGGGAGTCTTGACGGCTAGCCCGTAACACATCAATCACTTGATTAACTAATTCATTAATATCTGTGGTTTTGCGTCGCAGTTGTGCTTGTCCTAATTGCGATAGCCGTAAGAGTGCGTTAATTAAAGTCTCCATCCGCACGGATAAGGAAACTACTGTTTGTAAATACTCAACTCCCTCATTGTCTAATATCTGAGCGTAGTCTTCTAACAGCACACTGGAGAAGTTGTAAATACCCCGCAGAGGTTCCTTGAGATCATGGGAAGCAGCGTAGGCAAAAGAGGCTAATTCTTGGTTGCTGCGTTCTAGTTCTTGGTTGATTTTGGTTAATTCGTCGGCTTTAGAGAGTACAATACCAACGATCGCCTGATGGAGAGCGATCGCACTATCAAGTTCACACTGTTTCCAAGGTAAGGAAGTTAGTTTAACTGTTTCCTGCCATAATGCAAAGGAATGGCGTGGACAAAGCGTAACGCTACCATCAGCCGCAACTCTCAAAGATTCCTGGGGATTTCCTGCCCAGTTAACTGTTTGCATAACTTCGGGGCGAAACCAAAGGATATAATAACGCTTGACTTGAGAAATTCGCAGCAATAATAAACCACTAGCTGTATCTTTAAAGATCAATCCCTCTGGATACAACTTGGGTAGAGAATCAGTAGCAAACAAGTTATCTCTAACTTGAGTATCCGCCCATGCAATGATTGCTTGTACTTGCTCAATATTTGGCGTTGTTCCCACAAGGGTAATTTCATCATCTAAGCAAATTGCTGCACCAGATGCACTCACAAGATCCAACAACCGGATTTCTGGTTTAATCAACGCATCGATAAAATTATCAGCTTGAGAAATTGATGCTAAAAACTCCGACTGTAGAGATTTGAGTTTAACTTTATAGTCCCATTCTGAGTGACTGATTTTGTGTGCTAATTCCAACGAGACGATTTGTCCCAGAAATTCGCACATCTGCTGCACTTCATAGGGAATCTGTTTTGGTGTTTGATGATGACAAGCGATTAATCCCCAAAGCTTTTGTTCTTGGATGAGAGATATGACTAAAAGCGCTGATACCCCCATATTTTGATGATATTCTACACAGCAAGGATCAAAACTGCGGAGTACACACCAGCTTAAATCTAGAGGTTGATGAGTGACTGGATTATTTTCTGGTAATAACTTGACTGGTTGAGCATTTAAATCGGGTATAGAGCGAATCAAACAACGTGTATATAAATCTCTAGCTACTTGGGGAATATCTGTCGCTGGGTAATGGAGTCCCAAATAGGATGATAAATCCTCGCGTTTGACTTCTGCCACTACAGCACCTGCTCCTTGGGAGTCAAACTGATAAATCATTACCCGATCAAAACCAGTGATGTTTTGTACTTCCTGTGCGAGTAAATGCAAAAATTCACTGAGGTTGGAAGTACTTTGCATTTTAGCGATCGCTGTACTCACTAAGCTATGAAAGTTAAAAAAACTCAACTCAGATAATGAGTCTGTCGGTTCTAACTCCAGAATCACCCCATCTTCTGTACGATGAGCAATGCCATCAAAGTATCGTTCACCTGATGGTGTACTCATAGATACTTTAAATCCCGTTGTACTACCAATGTTTTTCCTTAAGCACTGTTTAACAACTTCTACGTAGGGATTTGCCAATAGGTTGCTCAGAGGCTTACCCAATACATCTTGAACATCTTTATCTAAGTAAACTTGCGTATTTTGACTTACTTGGAGTACATTTAGCTCTGGATTGAGTGCCAACAAGACACCATGAGGTTGAATCGAACCAGGTATGTGTATAGGGATGCGATCGTGTTCAGTTAATATATTTATCTGGTGATTAATATCTGGAAACTGGCTCATATAATCAATTTTATCAAGTTATTAATAGAACTTAATATATATGAGTCCAGTAAGATTTGAGAAAAACTACGCACACTTAATTGTAACTTAACACCTTTGTGTCTCCGTGCCTCTGTGTTAAATTACACAGTAGGATATGAGTGAGTAAATTAACTTGTCTGAAGTTCACTAATTAGCTCTAGAATTTGCTGATAATATTGTGTATTCCCTTCTTGCTGGTAAAGGTGAGCAGAGGTTTGGAAATCTACCATTGCTTGCTGATAATCACCTAAACTACGACTAATATCAGCCCGTAACAGGTAAGCAGAAGCCCAATGAGGTTGTAGTTGTAAGGCTTGGTTTAAGTCAGCTAACGCTAGCTCTAACTCTCCCAACAGGAAATGACTCCGACCTCGATTGTACCAGTCTTCAGCATAACCGGGGTTGAGGGTAATTGCTTGAGTGTAGTCTAGTATCGCCTGTTGATAGTTGTGTTGGGCATAGTGAGCATGGGCGCGATCGCTATAAAATCTAGCAGAGTGGGGATACAGGTGTAAGGCTTGGGTATAGTCAGCGATCGCACTTTGATAGTTTTGTTGTTCGTAATACAGTGAGCCTCGGTTGTAATAAGCTTCACTCAATCGCGGATTAATTTTGATAGCTTGATTATAGTCTGCTAAAGCTCCTCTGGTGTCTCCCAATTGACGACGAGCGTTGCCTCGGTGACAATAAGCAGGCGCAAAATCTGGTGATAGTTTGATAGCTTGGGTAGTATCAGCGATCGCGCCAAGATTGTCTTTGAGGTTAGCATGGGCAATGGCTCGACCGTAATAAGCTTCAGCCAGATGGGGATTCATCTGCAAAGCCTGATTATAATCGGTAATTGCTCCTCGATAATCACCCAAGCAGCGTTTGGCTGTGGCGCGATCGCAGTATGCTTCAGCAAAATGCGGATCAAGTGCTAATAAGCAGTTACTATCCGCCAAAGCACCGGGATAGTCTCCTAAGCGGCGGCGAATGTTGGCACGAAAACCATAAGCTATGGCTAAATCAGGATTAATCTTTAGGGCTTGGCTATAATCTGCTAGGGCGTTGTGATATTCTTCCCAAATTTCTTGAATTAAACCCCGTTGATAATATGCTTGAGCATCTTCTGGGTTCAGTTTTAGAGCTTGATTTAAGTCGGCAAAAGCTAGGTGATATTCTTTGAGACAATAGTATATCACCCCGCGATTGTAATAAGCTCCCGCAAAATTAGGGTTGATTTCTAGTGTCCAGTTATAGTCAGCGATCGCTTTTTCATAATCTCCGAGCGCGTAGTAAGCATTTCCCCGATTTTGGTATGCTTCTATCATGTTGGGGTTTAGTTGTAATGCCCGTTCGTGATCAGCGATCGCTTGCTGATATTCCCCTAAACTATAGTAAATATTACCCCGACTGCCATAAGCTGCGGCTAAGTAAGGATGCCACTGTATAGCCTGTTGTAAGTCTGTGAGTGCTTCCCCTGTATCCCCTGCCTCACCACGAGCCACACCCCGATTATGATAAGCATGAGCGATGTTGATGCCAATATTGCTGGCTAATTGAGGGTTCAGTTCGATGGTATTGATATAGTCAGCGATCGCTTTATCATACTCCTTGAGGGCAAAGTAAGCATTGCCACGACTGTAGTAAGATTCTGCCAATTTGGGATTAATTTGTAGCGTCTCGTTGTAATCAGCGATCGCTCCCGTAAAATCTCCTAAACAGTACCGTGCATTTCCCCGATGATAGTACGCTTTGGCTAGATACGGATTAATTTCCACTGCCAAACTAAAAAACGCAATGGCTCCTTGATAATCCTTCTGTTCACCACTAAGGATAATTCCCCGACTACAGTATTTTTCGGCATCAGCATTGGTCTTGCTGGCTGGGGTATCATCTGTAATCTTTCTTTGATAATCACCAAGCAAACTTGTGTGTAATCCCTGGTTTAAAAAATAGTCAGCATTCATCTAATTTTTCGTGTTTTTACACTTTCTCAAACTGATGATGTAGGTGTTACCTACTCCCACTCTAGCCGCCCTAATTTAAACAACACTAGTAATACAATAGGATATTTTGTGTTGATTTCACAATCAATTTAGTCAGAAGACATATACCTAGATGCAGTCAGATTAGGTTTTATCTCATTCCATTGCAATATATAAATATGTTCCACCCCCATGTATTATCAAAATATCCCTAGTAGAGATAAATATAACCTCAGAGCTATATTACTAGATACCTCAGATGGAGATAAAGATATGTACAACGAAGATGACATCAAAGCTTTGCTAGATAGTATGAATCTGTCAGATATACTCAAAATCATGTCTCAAATTTGTTATGAAAAAGCCCAGTGTCTCCGCACCGACTGGCAAGACCTAGAAACGGCTAGAGATTGGGAAAAAGTTGGTAGGGCTGTTGGCAAAATTAAAATAAAAACTGACTTATATTAACAAGATACTAACTAGCCATCAACCGTATACTTAAGTATATACTTAAATGTCTCATGTTCAAAAAAAGATTTTACAGGCTTTTTATAAATTTACGATAAACCTGTGTCCTAAATTACTGCCCGCAATTAATTTTTTGGCAGATAATTTATACAGTCGTGTAACTTGGATACAAGTGCTGAGTGCTGAGTGAGGGAGTGCTGAGTGCTGAGTATTAGTAGGTTGGGTGGAGTCTTTGCGTAACCCAACATAATCTGATGAGTGCTGAGTGCTGTTAGCGGTAGCGGGGCGTTTAGCCCGTGCTGAGTAGGGAAGTCAGGGAGTGGGGGAGTGAGGGGTGTAAACAGTGAACAGTGAACAGTAAACAGTGAACAGTGAACGTTTATTAACTGGTAACTGATAACTGATAACTGATAACTGGTAACTGATTTGGTAGGGGTGCAGGGAAGAAGAAGAAATGCTAATGACCACTGACTATTGACTATTGACCACTGACTATTGACTATTGACTATTGACTATTGACCAATGACTATTGACTATTGACCACTGACTATTGACTATTGACTATTGACTATTGACCAATAAAAAATACCGGACTCATAGAGATACCGGCAGAGCATCGGGGGATTGACTTTTGACTAAATTAACTGTTGGAAACCTCGTGAGTGCTGGTTTCCTACCTTTTGAATCTTAATGAATTCTTTCTCTGAGTAATTGTTCTTCTAAAGCGGCAATCCGGTTATAGGCTGCTGTTAGTTGTGCCGTGAGTCGTTGTATTTGAATTTCTGGTGATAAGACTCTATCTCCACCTTGGCGATTCATGTCTAAATAGCCGTCTGTTAATACATCCTTATGTTCTAATTCTGAACTAAAACTACCATGTCCTTTTAGCTGGGTGTGATTATGATCATTATTTTCCAGATAATTATCCTTTGCTTCAGTTCTGGCTAGGGAACATTCTGAAAAAGTTTGAGCGACTTTGATGTCAAGCTGCTCTATCACCTGGCAGAGGGCATCCAGCTTATGACTCAAAGTCAGGATTTGTTGTTGTAATGAATCCATTTAATACCCTCGTCCGCACATTTTCTCTATGTTATTCAATTTACTGGCAATGTTAAATATACTTATGATTTATTTAATTATTCAAATCTTCTGTTGGAATACGAAACATAGTTATTTATTTATAAACAAATTTAAATGTTTACAATAGTTAATACTCATTTAGACGCTCATGGAAATTAATTATCTATATTTTGATCAGCAAAAGCTTTCGGTATAAGGATTTATGGCAACTTAATGTCATAATCAAGAGTCGGAAAAATCACAAGCGATCGCTATTGATCAACAGTGAGATAGAATTATCGCCAAAAAATCAAAATCTTTGGTTTATATCCCTAAAATTAGTCAATATAATGCTGGTTTTACCACTCAGCCTGGGGTTATGTCTGGTTATAAATATTTTATGAATCATCCCAAATCCATGAATCGACGGTCGTTTTTGCTCAGTCTCGGTGGACTGACGCTATCACAGATGCTGATAGGCTGTAATGCCAGCAACCAGACAAAACTTAATGTTCAACTCTTAAAAGGTTCTATCCCCAGTCAGGTAGTTAATCAGTTTCAGCGCAGTTTAAAACAAAAGGTACAGTTAAAGTTTGCTCCAGTTGAACAGCTACAAGAGTTATACAAACGGCTAATTAGTTGGCAAGATAACCCAAAAGCGCAAGATGAAGGATGGTGGAATCGCTTCATTCCATTTAGACCAGCCCAAGTGCCTGGTGTGGCTAATTTGGTAACTATGGGTGATTATTGGTTAGCCACGGCAATTGAACGCAAACTAATTCAACCACTAGAGGTCACACAAATAAAACAGTGGCCTAGTCTCAGTTCTCAATGGCAGCAATTAGTCAGACGTAATGATCAAGGAATTTTAGACTCCGAAGGTAAAGTTTGGGCAGCTCCCTATCGTTGGGGTAGTACGGTTATTGTATATGATCGGGATAAATTCCAAAAATTGGGATGGCAACCCGAAGATTGGAGTGATTTGTGGCGTGATGAGTTGCGATCGCGTATTTCTATCATCGACCAACCCAGAGAAGTGATAGGTTTAGTTTTAAAGAAACTAGGCAAGTCTTATAATACAGAAAATCTGGCAACCGTCCCAGATTTAGAAACAGAACTCACAAAATTCAACCAACAAGTAAAACTCTACAGTTCCCATACTTACCTAGAACCTCTCTTGATGGGAGATACTTGGTTAGCGGTGGGTTGGTCAAGTGATCTGATTTCAATTTTGCCCCGCTATCCCCAACTGAATGTAATTATCCCTCGTTCTGGTACAGCCATCTGGGCAGATTTGTGGGTCAGTCCTACAGCTGCCGCTAAGGATAATTTATCATCACAATGGATTGATTTTTGTTGGCAGCCAAACATTGCTAAACAAATTGCTTTACTCACTAAAATTAACTCGCCAATTGCCACAAATATTGTCACCTCTGATATCCCAGAATCCTTCCGCAGTTTATTACTTAATAGTCAGGAGGTTTTAAATAAAGGTGAATTTTTACTACCTTTATCACCAGAGACAACAAAAGAGTATGAATCTTTGTTTGCCAAAATTAGAGCTAATTCGTAATTTACGCCTAATGTGTATTAGACGTTGAAACCACGCATTCTCGTGTAGAGACGTTGCATTGCAACGTCTCTACCAAGCGCGAAATCCTCGATATTGCGTTGATATTTATAATTCACATCAGACGTAATTTGTAAGTAGTCGCACAAAATTAAATTCATTTGTGAAGAGAGGGAGCAGGTTACAGGTTACAGGTTACAGGTTACAGGCGTAACCCAACACCCTCAGACTACACCTAATTTTCTCGATTCAACTTGATTAATGGAGTTATCCTGATGATTCATCACATTTCGATCGCTGCTCAAAATCCGCTTCGCGTTGCCAGCGTACTGGCAGAAATTTGTCACGGTAAGCTCTTTGATTTCCCAAATCCTGTCGGTAGTTATGCCGTGGTTCTATTTGATGATTATGGCACTGGAATTGAAGTGTTTCCTTCAGGATCTGTGTATGTTCCCAGTTCGGACACAGAACCAAGCAAAGTTATCCAAATGTCCAGTTCGTCAAGCTTTGTGGCAACTCATGCCGCGATTTCTGTCCCTGCTAGCCAAGAGCAGATTGAGCAAATCGGTATGCGTGAAGGTTGGCAAGTTGCGCTTAGTGACCG
Coding sequences within it:
- a CDS encoding response regulator, translated to MTTKLHEPLLVVEDSNEDFKMLQRLMRRMAVQNPIHRCTSGDEVLDFLTQQRRNGLKPSQKDGLAPNVAERNSDVLKPSVILLDLNLPGIDGRDILTRLKQDQSFREIPIVVFTTSSNPRDVEFCYQKGANGYLVKPMDAQELQRTIQAFVDYWLQVNTPPVSDE
- a CDS encoding ATP-binding protein codes for the protein MSQFPDINHQINILTEHDRIPIHIPGSIQPHGVLLALNPELNVLQVSQNTQVYLDKDVQDVLGKPLSNLLANPYVEVVKQCLRKNIGSTTGFKVSMSTPSGERYFDGIAHRTEDGVILELEPTDSLSELSFFNFHSLVSTAIAKMQSTSNLSEFLHLLAQEVQNITGFDRVMIYQFDSQGAGAVVAEVKREDLSSYLGLHYPATDIPQVARDLYTRCLIRSIPDLNAQPVKLLPENNPVTHQPLDLSWCVLRSFDPCCVEYHQNMGVSALLVISLIQEQKLWGLIACHHQTPKQIPYEVQQMCEFLGQIVSLELAHKISHSEWDYKVKLKSLQSEFLASISQADNFIDALIKPEIRLLDLVSASGAAICLDDEITLVGTTPNIEQVQAIIAWADTQVRDNLFATDSLPKLYPEGLIFKDTASGLLLLRISQVKRYYILWFRPEVMQTVNWAGNPQESLRVAADGSVTLCPRHSFALWQETVKLTSLPWKQCELDSAIALHQAIVGIVLSKADELTKINQELERSNQELASFAYAASHDLKEPLRGIYNFSSVLLEDYAQILDNEGVEYLQTVVSLSVRMETLINALLRLSQLGQAQLRRKTTDINELVNQVIDVLRASRQDSQLIDIRIPQPLPTIECDSVLVNEVFSNLMSNALKYNDKTERWVEIGYWETQVEGINAKFKIQNSKLRNHDFYPDGINNISTQHLLNASLPLTELPHASYPIIFYVRDNGIGIPEHHRETIFRLFKRLHSQEKYGGGAGAGLAIVKKIVELHGGNIWVESSLNVGSSFYFTLDIV
- a CDS encoding extracellular solute-binding protein, giving the protein MNRRSFLLSLGGLTLSQMLIGCNASNQTKLNVQLLKGSIPSQVVNQFQRSLKQKVQLKFAPVEQLQELYKRLISWQDNPKAQDEGWWNRFIPFRPAQVPGVANLVTMGDYWLATAIERKLIQPLEVTQIKQWPSLSSQWQQLVRRNDQGILDSEGKVWAAPYRWGSTVIVYDRDKFQKLGWQPEDWSDLWRDELRSRISIIDQPREVIGLVLKKLGKSYNTENLATVPDLETELTKFNQQVKLYSSHTYLEPLLMGDTWLAVGWSSDLISILPRYPQLNVIIPRSGTAIWADLWVSPTAAAKDNLSSQWIDFCWQPNIAKQIALLTKINSPIATNIVTSDIPESFRSLLLNSQEVLNKGEFLLPLSPETTKEYESLFAKIRANS
- a CDS encoding tetratricopeptide repeat protein, whose translation is MNADYFLNQGLHTSLLGDYQRKITDDTPASKTNADAEKYCSRGIILSGEQKDYQGAIAFFSLAVEINPYLAKAYYHRGNARYCLGDFTGAIADYNETLQINPKLAESYYSRGNAYFALKEYDKAIADYINTIELNPQLASNIGINIAHAYHNRGVARGEAGDTGEALTDLQQAIQWHPYLAAAYGSRGNIYYSLGEYQQAIADHERALQLNPNMIEAYQNRGNAYYALGDYEKAIADYNWTLEINPNFAGAYYNRGVIYYCLKEYHLAFADLNQALKLNPEDAQAYYQRGLIQEIWEEYHNALADYSQALKINPDLAIAYGFRANIRRRLGDYPGALADSNCLLALDPHFAEAYCDRATAKRCLGDYRGAITDYNQALQMNPHLAEAYYGRAIAHANLKDNLGAIADTTQAIKLSPDFAPAYCHRGNARRQLGDTRGALADYNQAIKINPRLSEAYYNRGSLYYEQQNYQSAIADYTQALHLYPHSARFYSDRAHAHYAQHNYQQAILDYTQAITLNPGYAEDWYNRGRSHFLLGELELALADLNQALQLQPHWASAYLLRADISRSLGDYQQAMVDFQTSAHLYQQEGNTQYYQQILELISELQTS